A genomic segment from Candidatus Limnocylindrales bacterium encodes:
- a CDS encoding DUF2950 domain-containing protein has product MGDNMKTRDKTMTTLKSFPILIALAALSACSTMNSGHSAAPAAGQQTFATPEEAVRAVGAMAGGGDEKRTEEIFGPGSNDLVRSGDEVADHDRALEVKAMIDRKVAFEDLDTNMKVALLGDDAWPFPIPLVKGRSGWYFDTEAGREEVENRRVGRNELETLATLHAVVDAQREYGASHGGAYAQRVISSKGKHDGLYWPVAAGKPSSPLGPLVAEAAAEGYKAGNEPQPYHGYYFKMLTAQGANAPEGAKSYLDAKGAMTKGFAMVAWPANYGNSGKMTFLVSDRGIVFQKDLGENTESVASAITTYDPDDSWDPTGD; this is encoded by the coding sequence GAATGGGGGACAACATGAAAACGAGAGACAAGACGATGACGACACTGAAGTCCTTTCCGATCCTGATCGCGCTTGCCGCATTGTCGGCCTGCTCGACCATGAACAGCGGACACAGCGCTGCGCCGGCCGCCGGCCAGCAGACGTTCGCTACTCCGGAGGAAGCCGTTCGCGCCGTCGGTGCGATGGCCGGCGGCGGAGACGAAAAACGCACTGAGGAAATCTTCGGCCCGGGCTCCAACGATCTGGTTCGCTCCGGCGACGAGGTGGCCGATCACGACCGCGCGCTCGAGGTCAAGGCGATGATCGACAGGAAGGTCGCGTTCGAAGACCTCGACACGAACATGAAGGTCGCACTTCTCGGAGACGATGCCTGGCCGTTTCCGATCCCGCTCGTCAAGGGCCGGAGCGGCTGGTACTTCGACACCGAAGCCGGACGCGAGGAAGTCGAGAACAGGCGCGTCGGTCGCAACGAGCTCGAGACGCTGGCGACTCTGCACGCGGTCGTCGATGCGCAGCGCGAATACGGCGCGAGCCACGGCGGCGCTTACGCGCAGCGCGTGATCAGCAGCAAGGGCAAGCACGACGGCCTGTACTGGCCGGTTGCGGCGGGAAAGCCGTCGAGCCCGCTTGGTCCGCTCGTGGCCGAGGCCGCGGCCGAAGGGTACAAGGCCGGCAACGAACCGCAGCCGTACCACGGCTACTACTTCAAAATGCTGACCGCGCAGGGAGCGAACGCACCCGAGGGTGCAAAGAGCTACCTCGATGCGAAGGGCGCGATGACGAAGGGATTCGCAATGGTCGCGTGGCCGGCGAACTACGGAAACTCCGGCAAGATGACGTTCCTCGTCAGCGACCGGGGCATCGTGTTCCAGAAGGATCTCGGTGAGAACACCGAGTCTGTAGCGAGCGCGATCACGACCTACGATCCGGACGACAGCTGGGACCCGACGGGCGATTGA
- a CDS encoding DUF3313 family protein yields MTIRTSFLRVAAAASLAAVAGVAGCSPAGTRTMESGKTAAAPAAVESGFLSDYAKLAPSEQFPDLRFYRDESHRTGYRRILFRPVEVWRGADKLLTDVPEEDLQFLADSFYQAVRGRLAGSFEIVDAPGKGVLEIQLALTLVTDPSSSVDFYSTAIPAKDVTPRSGALSPATRAFVRACALEAEMSEQDGSKPQGKKHRAPRTVRAAIYDVRRGDQSPKGNVATWEDVRGVFDRWAGVLDERLTALRDGTFKPRLTTKAQRQ; encoded by the coding sequence GTGACGATTCGAACGAGCTTCCTTCGCGTTGCCGCTGCGGCTTCGCTTGCAGCGGTCGCGGGGGTTGCAGGGTGCAGCCCCGCGGGCACACGCACGATGGAATCCGGCAAGACGGCGGCCGCACCGGCCGCCGTCGAGTCCGGCTTCCTTTCCGATTATGCGAAGCTTGCTCCGAGCGAGCAGTTCCCGGATCTGCGTTTTTACCGTGACGAGTCGCACAGGACCGGTTACCGCCGCATCCTGTTCCGTCCCGTCGAGGTATGGCGCGGCGCCGACAAGCTGCTCACCGACGTTCCGGAGGAAGACCTCCAGTTCCTCGCCGACTCGTTCTACCAGGCAGTCCGTGGCCGGCTCGCCGGATCGTTCGAGATCGTCGACGCGCCCGGCAAGGGCGTTCTCGAAATCCAGCTTGCGCTTACGCTGGTGACGGATCCGAGCTCGAGCGTCGACTTCTATTCGACCGCGATTCCCGCAAAGGACGTCACGCCGCGAAGCGGTGCGCTGTCGCCCGCAACCCGCGCCTTCGTGCGCGCTTGCGCGCTGGAAGCGGAAATGTCGGAGCAGGACGGCTCAAAGCCGCAGGGAAAGAAGCACCGTGCTCCCCGCACCGTTCGCGCGGCGATCTACGACGTGCGTCGCGGCGACCAGTCGCCGAAGGGAAACGTTGCGACGTGGGAAGATGTGCGCGGCGTGTTCGACCGATGGGCCGGTGTGCTCGACGAGCGTCTGACGGCCCTGCGTGATGGCACGTTCAAGCCGCGCCTGACGACGAAAGCTCAGCGACAGTAA
- a CDS encoding GFA family protein has protein sequence MANSSYKSGCACGAVEIAIEGDPAVQAYCHCDSCRGWLGAPIHAATLWPTPKVNVVKGADKLGVYKKTEASHRHFCTSCGAPVLIRHPQLGMTDVPAGNVHGLHYEPTLHVNYGEKVMNVRDGLPKFKDFPKSFGGSDETLPE, from the coding sequence ATGGCGAACTCGAGTTACAAAAGCGGCTGCGCGTGTGGCGCGGTGGAAATTGCGATCGAAGGCGATCCGGCCGTGCAGGCGTACTGTCACTGCGATTCGTGCCGGGGATGGCTCGGTGCGCCGATCCACGCCGCCACGCTGTGGCCGACTCCGAAGGTCAACGTCGTAAAAGGCGCCGACAAGCTCGGCGTCTACAAGAAGACCGAAGCCAGCCACCGCCACTTCTGCACGAGTTGCGGCGCGCCGGTGCTGATCCGGCATCCGCAGCTCGGCATGACCGACGTGCCGGCGGGCAACGTGCACGGGCTCCATTATGAGCCCACGCTGCACGTCAACTACGGCGAGAAGGTCATGAACGTGCGCGACGGGTTGCCGAAGTTCAAGGATTTCCCGAAGAGCTTCGGAGGATCCGACGAGACTCTTCCGGAATAG
- a CDS encoding NIF family HAD-type phosphatase, which produces MNKPPPARSSSDPSREIVIVDIDGTIADVRHRLHHINGPKKKNWKAFFEAMDRDTPIAPVIERVRELAKTSEIVIITGRPESYEARTLAWLARHDVPFSRLLMRRSGDHRQDFVAKEDLLHELPAGRVTLAIDDRAPVCDMYRRHGIEVIEVASDVENQNVNEVYRKHPD; this is translated from the coding sequence ATGAATAAACCCCCGCCAGCGCGATCCTCGTCCGACCCGTCACGCGAGATCGTCATCGTCGACATCGACGGGACGATCGCCGACGTGCGTCACCGTCTGCACCACATCAACGGCCCGAAGAAGAAAAACTGGAAAGCGTTCTTTGAAGCGATGGATCGCGACACGCCGATCGCGCCCGTCATCGAGCGCGTTCGCGAGCTCGCGAAGACCAGCGAGATCGTCATTATCACCGGACGTCCCGAGAGCTATGAAGCGCGCACGCTGGCGTGGCTCGCCCGGCACGACGTGCCGTTCTCACGCCTGCTCATGCGGCGCTCGGGCGACCATCGCCAGGATTTCGTCGCGAAAGAGGACCTTCTGCACGAGCTGCCGGCCGGTCGCGTCACGCTGGCCATCGACGATCGCGCTCCGGTCTGCGACATGTACCGTCGTCACGGCATCGAGGTCATCGAGGTCGCGAGCGACGTCGAAAACCAGAACGTCAACGAAGTTTACCGTAAGCACCCCGACTGA